The nucleotide sequence GATGGAAGACGATCTCGAAGGCGTCGTGCGCGTGCTCGCGCAAAACCGCTGGCCGTGGCGCATGCATGCGACCTACGATGAAACGATCAGCCGCGCGCTCGACGTGTTCGAGAAGGTCAACCAGGACATTCCGCTCGAGGGGCTGAACTGGTTTTTCGATCACGCGGAAACGATCTCCGAGAAGTCGATGGACCGGATCGCGGCGCTGGGCGGCGGCATCGCGGTGCAGCACCGGATGGCGTACCAGGGCGAGTACTTCGTCGAGCGCTACGGCGCGCAGGCGGCCGAAGCGACGCCGCCGGTCGCGAAGATGCTGTCGAAAGGCCTCAAGGTGTCGGCCGGCACCGACGCGACGCGGGTGGCGTCGTACAACCCGTGGGTGTCGCTCGCATGGCTGGTGACGGGCAAGACGGTGGGCGGGATGCGCCTGTATCCGCAGCGCAACCTGCTCGATCGCGAGACCGCGCTGCGGATGTGGACCGAGTACGTGACGTGGTTCTCGAACGAAGAGGGCAAGAAAGGGCGCATCGCGGTCGGGCAACTGGCCGACCTGATGGTCCCGGATCGCGATTTCTTCACGTGCGCGGAGGACGATATCGTCGATACGACGGCGCTGCTGACGGTGGTGGGCGGCCGGATCGTGTGGGGGGCGGGGCCGTTCGCGTCGCACGACGCGCCGATTCCGCCGGCGATGCCGGACTGGTCGCCGGTGCGCGCCTACGGCGGCTACGGTGGCTGGGGCGCGACGCAGCGCGACGGCGCACCGCTGCAGCGCGCGGCGGCTGCCGCGGCGATGTGCGGTTGCGCGAGTGCGTGCGGCCTGCACGGCCATGCGCATGCCAGCGCATGGAGCCGCGCGCTGCCGACCTCGGACGCGAAGGGCTTCTGGGGCGCATTCGGCTGCTCGTGCTGGGCGGTCTGACATGACGGCGCGCACTGCCCATGGCAACCCGGCATGGATCCGCGCGCTGCTGTCGCAGCCGTGGGTCCTGCCGCTCGCGCGTCTGGCGCTCGTTTCCGCGTTCCTCATCGGCGGCGTCAACAAGGCGATGCACTTCGGCGATGCGGTGGCCGAGCAGGCGCATTTCGGCCTGCAGCCGGCCGCGCTGTGGGCGGCGCTGGCGATCGTGGTCGAGATCGTCGGCTCGTTGTGCGTGGTGTTTCGCCGCTTCACGTGGCTCGGCGCCGGCGCGCTCGGCATGCTGACGCTGGTCGCGATGGTCGTGGCGAACGATTTCTGGAACCGCTCGGGTGCCGAACATTTCATGGCACTCAACAGCTTTTTCGAGCATCTTGGGCTGATCGCGGCCCTCGTGCTTGCGACCGTGCTCGGCGATGCACGGCAACCGGCCGATGACGGCCGCTCCATCCGATGACAATGAAACAACCAGGGAATCCCGTGATGAAATCCATTCGTTCCGTGCTGCTCGCCGCGCTGTTCGCGGGCGGTCTTGCCGTCGCACCGGTGGCGTTCGCGAAGCCGCCGGTGCCGCCGGCGGCCACGCCGACGGTGGCCGTCGGCCCGCAATACGACACGACGCACGTGTGCGTGGCGCCGGAAGACTTCGACCGCTTCACCGACAGCTTCGTCGCGACGTTCGGCGGCAAGAAGTCGAAGCAGGGCGTGTTCCAGGTCACGCCCACGCCGAGCCAGACGATGTCGCAACTGGTGCTCACGCCGGTCGGCACGGTCTCGGTGTTCGGCTTCAAGACACCGATCCCGTATCCGTTCTGCGCGGAGCGCACCGGTTATCTCGTCACCGACATGGACGTCGCGATGAAGACGGCACGCGCACACGGCGCGGACGTGATCGTCGACACGTTCCCCGATCCGATCGGCCGCGACGCGATCATCCGCTGG is from Burkholderia sp. HI2500 and encodes:
- a CDS encoding DoxX family protein, whose protein sequence is MTARTAHGNPAWIRALLSQPWVLPLARLALVSAFLIGGVNKAMHFGDAVAEQAHFGLQPAALWAALAIVVEIVGSLCVVFRRFTWLGAGALGMLTLVAMVVANDFWNRSGAEHFMALNSFFEHLGLIAALVLATVLGDARQPADDGRSIR
- a CDS encoding glyoxalase, which gives rise to MKSIRSVLLAALFAGGLAVAPVAFAKPPVPPAATPTVAVGPQYDTTHVCVAPEDFDRFTDSFVATFGGKKSKQGVFQVTPTPSQTMSQLVLTPVGTVSVFGFKTPIPYPFCAERTGYLVTDMDVAMKTARAHGADVIVDTFPDPIGRDAIIRWAGVLNMQLYWHTEAPRYDALETVPENRVYVSPESVRKLVHDFVKFSNGKVVSDTLKAPGIEIGRPNDTYRRIRIESGFGKMTVLVTDGHLPYPFGREMTGYEVHDLAATLEKAKAAGVTVLVPPFTSDGRDAALVQFPGGYVAEIHASAAR